In Rana temporaria chromosome 3, aRanTem1.1, whole genome shotgun sequence, a single window of DNA contains:
- the LOC120933798 gene encoding zona pellucida sperm-binding protein 3-like, translating into MGRMGFLVKGGWVLLLAVAYWSGFGCDGVLVRHGRQSDWWRGNQRALPGQGSSRWGSRDWNANRPVVGVGASRGSLAGRVVGVPRDLPQPGSSPISLQCGEDNMVVTVQRDFYGIGKLVQPSDLSLGPRGCEPDPQSTDTTVTFQINLQDCGNTVQMTQEWLIYTTNLTYSPTSSIPIIRTNPAVVPIMCFYYRHDNVSSQAIKPTWVPFSTTVSSEERLSFSLVLMTENWSGPRSSPIYQLGDILYIEASVDTHNQMDMILYVDRCVATISPDATSSPSYDLITDNGCLVDGTQADASSAFIAPRVQTNTLQFTVDAFRFLGNDVSLIYLTCYLRAAAATQVPDPTNKACSYSKATNSWSAVEGPSTICQCCGTPGTCSNPTGLTGGRSRFGRPRAFGKREALDDSIMEEGQSVTILGPLIVIGPKQSDLAAAVMKEEPAPAELWWLVAVGCLSLLVVAVCTVFIVKSPKKPQYVLSVEK; encoded by the exons ATGGGGAGGATGGGTTTTCTGGTGAAAGGTGGTTGGGTGCTGCTCCTGGCTGTGGCCTATTGGTCAGGGTTTGGCTGTGATGGAGTCTTGGTGAGACATGGCCGCCAGTCAGATTGGTGGAGGGGCAACCAGCGGGCTTTACCTGGCCAGGGCTCTTCTAGATGGGGCTCCAGAGACTGGAATGCTAATCGCCCTGTTGTGGGGGTTGGGGCCTCTAGGGGTTCACTTGCTGGACGTGTTGTTGGGGTTCCACGAGATCTGCCGCAGCCTGGGAGCTCCCCTATCAGCCTCCAGTGTGGAGAGGACAACATGGTGGTCACCGTCCAGAGGGATTTCTATGGGATTGGGAAGCTGGTCCAACCTTCTGACCTGAGCCTGGGGCCCCGTGGCTGCGAACCCGACCCCCAGAGTACAGACACCACTGTTACCTTCCAGATCAACCTCCAGGACTGCGGCAACACGGTGCAG ATGACTCAAGAATGGCTAATCTACACCACCAACCTGACCTACAGCCCAACCTCCTCCATTCCAATCATCAGAACCAACCCAGCTGTGGTCCCCATAATGTGTTTCTACTACCG GCACGATAATGTGAGCAGCCAGGCCATTAAGCCAACGTGGGTTCCGTTCAGCACCACTGTGTCTTCAGAAGAAAGGTTGTCCTTCTCTTTGGTCCTGATGACTG AGAACTGGAGTGGTCCCAGAAGTTCTCCCATCTATCAGTTGGGGGATATTCTCTACATAGAGGCCTCTGTGGATACTCACAACCAAATGGATATGATCCTGTATGTGGACCGCTGTGTGGCCACCATATCTCCTGATGCCACCTCTTCTCCAAGTTATGACCTCATTACAGACAATGG GTGTCTGGTGGATGGAACACAAGCTGACGCCTCCTCAGCCTTCATCGCTCCAAGGGTCCAGACTAACACTCTACAGTTCACGGTGGATGCCTTCCGGTTCCTAGGAAATGATGTCTCTCTG ATCTACTTGACCTGTTACCTGagagctgctgctgccacccaggTCCCAGATCCCACCAACAAGGCCTGTTCCTATAGTAAAGCCACAAACAG CTGGTCTGCAGTTGAGGGCCCCAGCACTATCTGTCAGTGTTGTGGGACACCAGGAACCTGCAGCAACCCCACTGGTCTTACAGGAGGAAGGAGCCGATTTGGAAGACCGAGAGCCTTTGGGAAGAGGGAAGCCTTGGATG ACTCTATCATGGAAGAGGGACAGTCGGTGACCATCTTGGGACCTCTGATTGTGATTGGGCCAAAACAAAGCGACCTTGCAGCTGCAGTGATGAAGGAAGAGCCCGCCCCCGCAGAGCTCTGGTGGTTGGTGGCTGTTGGGTGTCTCAGTCTTCTTGTAGTCGCTGTGTGTACGGTGTTCATTGTCAAGTCTCCGAAAAAGCCGCAATATGTACTGtctgtagaaaaataa